One genomic region from Labilithrix sp. encodes:
- a CDS encoding cyclic nucleotide-binding domain-containing protein: MRRLDLTERLLRLRGVPVFRSIPTSALASLAASIRSNTFEKGQVILREDEPPRAFHMLLTGSVTMRRHGYVIRTITAPGGVGFMSVLARTAGGTEAVAESRVETFELSVDALDEMFEDHFPVLFGTMRWIGERLVDENARSPPRPYQPPPEHYEDLIGDGPIGIVERIFLVRRTLAFRRANVNSVARLARQMKEVRFPAGEHVWRAGDASTGSYFIVKGKGELRWNDGKSVQEVGPSYIVGGVEAIAGKPRWNDLYVTEPITALVGNREGLIDMFEDDLDVALVFMSMMASFLLELWDRRAEREAG; this comes from the coding sequence GTGCGCCGGCTTGATCTGACCGAGCGCCTGCTCCGCCTCCGCGGCGTCCCCGTGTTCCGCTCGATCCCCACCAGCGCGCTCGCGTCGCTCGCGGCGTCGATCCGCTCGAACACCTTCGAGAAGGGGCAGGTCATCCTCCGCGAGGACGAGCCGCCGCGCGCGTTCCACATGCTCCTGACCGGCTCCGTCACGATGCGCCGGCACGGCTACGTCATCCGCACGATCACCGCGCCCGGCGGCGTCGGCTTCATGTCCGTCCTCGCGCGCACCGCGGGCGGCACCGAGGCGGTCGCGGAGTCGCGGGTGGAGACCTTCGAGCTCAGCGTCGACGCGCTCGACGAGATGTTCGAGGACCACTTCCCGGTCCTGTTCGGGACGATGCGCTGGATCGGGGAGCGCCTCGTCGACGAGAACGCCAGGTCGCCGCCGCGGCCGTACCAGCCGCCGCCGGAGCACTACGAGGACCTCATCGGCGACGGACCGATCGGCATCGTCGAGCGCATCTTCCTCGTCCGCCGCACGCTCGCGTTCCGCCGCGCGAACGTGAACTCCGTCGCGCGCCTCGCGCGCCAGATGAAGGAGGTGCGCTTCCCCGCCGGCGAGCACGTCTGGCGCGCCGGCGACGCGTCGACCGGCTCGTACTTCATCGTGAAGGGGAAGGGCGAGCTGCGCTGGAACGACGGCAAGTCGGTGCAAGAGGTCGGCCCGAGCTACATCGTCGGCGGGGTGGAGGCGATCGCGGGCAAGCCGCGCTGGAACGACCTCTACGTCACCGAGCCGATCACGGCGCTCGTCGGCAACCGCGAGGGCCTCATCGACATGTTCGAGGACGACCTCGACGTCGCGCTCGTGTTCATGTCGATGATGGCGTCCTTTCTCCTCGAGCTCTGGGACCGTCGCGCCGAGCGCGAAGCGGGTTAG
- the hisB gene encoding imidazoleglycerol-phosphate dehydratase HisB, producing MRTAREERTTKETSIVVEVSLDGTGQARIDTPLPFLSHMLDQIARHGLVDLVVEAKGDVEIDGHHTTEDLGIVLGRAIAAALGDKAGIARYGAATLPMDEARATSAIDLSGRTFFVWEVPMPKAKLGTWDTELAEVFFEGFARGAQCNLHLVLHAGQNLHHMTEICFKAFARALRAAMTIDPRAPGVLPSTKGSL from the coding sequence GTGAGGACGGCGCGCGAAGAGCGGACGACGAAGGAGACCTCGATCGTGGTCGAGGTCTCCCTCGACGGCACCGGGCAGGCGCGGATCGACACGCCGCTGCCCTTCCTCTCGCACATGCTCGATCAGATCGCGCGCCACGGCCTCGTCGACCTCGTCGTCGAGGCCAAGGGCGACGTCGAGATCGACGGCCACCACACGACCGAGGACCTCGGCATCGTCCTCGGCCGCGCGATCGCGGCCGCGCTCGGCGACAAGGCGGGGATCGCGCGCTACGGCGCGGCGACGCTGCCGATGGACGAGGCGCGCGCGACGAGCGCGATCGATCTCTCGGGGCGCACCTTCTTCGTCTGGGAGGTGCCGATGCCGAAGGCGAAGCTCGGCACGTGGGACACCGAGCTCGCAGAGGTCTTCTTCGAGGGCTTCGCGCGCGGCGCACAATGCAACCTCCACCTCGTCCTCCACGCCGGGCAGAACCTGCATCACATGACCGAGATCTGCTTCAAGGCCTTCGCCCGCGCGCTGCGGGCGGCGATGACGATCGATCCGCGCGCGCCCGGCGTCCTGCCGTCGACGAAAGGAAGCCTCTAA
- a CDS encoding Crp/Fnr family transcriptional regulator gives MPGAVEGDLDHDRGLLRRPLFARRPHPPISARDYAHRKNAIVRANVTLEGGQESLREPELELSRTLIEQYARPFVQGDILFREGEPATHAYLLHQGRVRLLKRVRMVERSVSVLRPGDLFGEGALGDGSVRPSTAVALADGLMLALDRAALRSVVERYPELAERILSQLVRRLRDAEDQIEVLMLRDTQSKVVSALLKMAQARGALAEGAGPVELVLSPVDLSSRVGLDVETVKRTVQRLRDQQYLRIVGERVEIPDVEALRRLYSLLGTTEELRGER, from the coding sequence CTGCCCGGTGCCGTCGAGGGAGACCTCGACCACGATCGAGGTCTCCTTCGTCGTCCGCTCTTCGCGCGCCGTCCTCACCCGCCGATCTCAGCACGCGACTACGCGCATCGCAAAAATGCTATCGTCCGCGCCAACGTGACCTTGGAGGGCGGACAGGAATCTCTGCGCGAGCCCGAGCTCGAGCTCTCGCGGACGCTCATCGAGCAGTACGCGCGTCCCTTCGTCCAGGGCGACATCCTCTTCCGCGAAGGCGAGCCCGCCACCCACGCGTACCTCCTCCATCAGGGCCGGGTGCGGCTCCTGAAGCGGGTGCGGATGGTGGAGCGCAGCGTCTCGGTCCTCCGCCCCGGCGATCTCTTCGGCGAGGGCGCGCTCGGCGACGGCTCCGTGCGCCCCTCCACCGCGGTGGCGCTGGCGGACGGCCTCATGCTCGCCCTCGATCGCGCGGCGCTCCGCTCCGTCGTCGAGCGCTACCCCGAGCTCGCCGAGCGCATCCTCTCGCAGCTCGTTCGCCGCCTCCGCGACGCCGAGGACCAGATCGAGGTCCTCATGCTGCGCGACACGCAGTCCAAGGTCGTGAGCGCCCTCCTCAAGATGGCGCAGGCGCGCGGGGCCCTCGCCGAGGGCGCCGGACCGGTCGAGCTCGTGCTCTCGCCCGTCGATCTCTCGAGCCGCGTCGGCCTCGACGTCGAGACGGTGAAGCGCACCGTCCAGCGGCTGCGCGATCAGCAGTACCTCCGGATCGTGGGGGAGCGTGTCGAGATCCCGGACGTCGAGGCGCTCCGCCGCCTCTACTCGCTCCTCGGAACGACTGAGGAATTGCGCGGCGAACGCTAG
- a CDS encoding tetratricopeptide repeat protein, with the protein MRLRDLSTHRVAPLAGLAVMLVACSGKSSGPEVKNPERQSDAEYDLARDTFQKGETRQALDHVQKAVAYNEENDRAHYLHAVILLAFCSGPRGFDGPDCRLADIEKAARAALKANPDFRDAKNLLGQVLINAKKYKDAIAVLEPLTKDPAYVFPHYAWGNLGWAQVLDGQLDAGISSLRNSVTEPRFCVGHYRLGIGLEKKGDAAMAEQSFSSAITADPQCAELQDAWESRARVRVKLGKTAEAREDYEHCAKISKETATGQTCVRELAKLASAPPSSSGVVLIPFARRHT; encoded by the coding sequence ATGCGCCTGCGCGACCTCTCGACCCACCGTGTTGCACCCCTCGCCGGCCTGGCGGTGATGCTCGTTGCCTGCAGCGGCAAGAGCAGCGGGCCGGAGGTGAAGAACCCGGAGCGGCAGAGCGACGCCGAGTACGACCTCGCGCGCGACACCTTCCAGAAGGGCGAGACGCGGCAGGCGCTCGATCACGTGCAGAAGGCGGTCGCGTACAACGAGGAGAACGATCGCGCGCATTACCTCCACGCCGTCATCCTCCTCGCGTTCTGCTCGGGACCGCGCGGCTTCGACGGCCCCGACTGCCGCCTCGCCGACATCGAGAAGGCGGCGCGCGCCGCGCTCAAGGCGAACCCGGATTTTCGCGACGCGAAGAACCTGCTCGGGCAGGTCCTCATCAACGCGAAGAAGTACAAGGACGCGATCGCGGTCCTCGAGCCGCTGACGAAAGACCCGGCGTACGTCTTCCCGCACTACGCCTGGGGCAACCTCGGCTGGGCGCAGGTGCTGGACGGTCAGCTCGACGCGGGCATCTCGTCGCTCCGCAACTCCGTCACCGAGCCGCGCTTCTGCGTCGGCCACTACCGCCTCGGCATCGGCCTCGAGAAGAAGGGCGACGCCGCGATGGCGGAGCAGAGCTTCAGCTCGGCGATCACGGCCGACCCGCAGTGCGCGGAGCTGCAAGACGCTTGGGAGTCGCGCGCCCGTGTCCGCGTGAAGCTCGGCAAGACCGCCGAAGCCCGCGAGGACTACGAACATTGCGCCAAGATCTCGAAGGAAACAGCGACGGGCCAGACCTGCGTCCGTGAGCTCGCGAAGCTGGCGTCCGCGCCACCGTCGAGCTCGGGCGTCGTTCTCATTCCCTTCGCCAGGAGGCATACGTGA
- a CDS encoding helix-turn-helix domain-containing protein, with amino-acid sequence MSIAEVSRVTRIPVNTLESIEQDHFDDLPGEVFVKGFLKSYAQAVGLVSDDVVARYTASRRVSIVVPLPVASPVQAAREGQGRRFGVAIALVLLLILFTLALSIVLKPRGRDMPPELSQGAAAEATTLTA; translated from the coding sequence ATGAGCATCGCAGAGGTATCGCGCGTCACGCGCATCCCCGTGAACACCCTCGAATCGATCGAGCAGGACCACTTCGACGATCTCCCCGGCGAGGTCTTCGTGAAGGGCTTCTTGAAGTCCTACGCCCAGGCGGTCGGCCTCGTGTCCGACGACGTCGTCGCGCGCTACACCGCGAGCCGCCGCGTCTCGATCGTCGTGCCGCTGCCGGTCGCGTCACCGGTGCAGGCCGCGCGGGAGGGGCAGGGGCGTCGCTTCGGCGTCGCGATCGCGCTCGTGCTGCTGCTCATCCTCTTCACGCTCGCGCTCAGCATCGTGCTCAAGCCGCGCGGTCGCGACATGCCGCCGGAGCTTTCGCAGGGCGCCGCCGCGGAGGCGACTACACTGACGGCGTGA
- the recO gene encoding DNA repair protein RecO, with product MIRRIDSPALLVRSVPYGESDVIATFFTRDAGVLGAIVRGARRSQKRFGGALEPIHELFIGLDDKGKELCFLKEARIQRARTGITASLDAMDAAGEALRWTRHLCPPRTPEPAAWRSLEVLFDVLDAGADPRSPLAVFGLRLLTDMGYALELDQCVRCGRPCPPGRSAFLDGARGGLVCTGCGGARRTVKPDLRALAARAQRGEAVDLRRDEADELIEIAREAMAAHAGVDAV from the coding sequence GTGATCCGCCGCATCGACTCGCCGGCGCTGCTCGTCCGCAGCGTGCCCTACGGCGAGTCGGACGTGATCGCGACGTTCTTCACGCGCGACGCCGGCGTCCTCGGCGCCATCGTCCGCGGCGCGCGCCGCTCGCAGAAGCGGTTCGGCGGCGCGCTCGAGCCGATCCACGAGCTTTTCATCGGGCTCGACGACAAGGGCAAGGAGCTCTGCTTCCTCAAGGAGGCCCGGATCCAGCGCGCGCGCACGGGGATCACCGCCTCGCTCGACGCGATGGACGCCGCGGGCGAGGCGCTCCGCTGGACGCGCCACCTCTGTCCTCCGCGCACGCCCGAGCCCGCCGCGTGGCGATCGCTCGAGGTGCTCTTCGACGTCCTCGACGCGGGCGCCGATCCGCGGAGCCCGCTCGCCGTGTTCGGCCTCCGGCTCCTCACCGACATGGGCTATGCGCTCGAGCTCGATCAGTGCGTGCGCTGCGGGCGGCCGTGTCCGCCGGGGCGCTCCGCCTTCCTCGACGGCGCGCGCGGCGGCCTCGTCTGCACGGGCTGCGGCGGCGCAAGGCGTACGGTCAAGCCGGATCTCCGCGCGCTCGCGGCGCGGGCGCAGCGCGGGGAGGCCGTCGACCTCCGCCGAGACGAGGCGGACGAGCTGATCGAGATCGCCCGTGAGGCGATGGCCGCGCACGCGGGCGTGGATGCCGTGTAG
- a CDS encoding DUF971 domain-containing protein, whose amino-acid sequence MDPRATECKAVRSPRGAKVTEIDWGDGHKGVYPHEVLRGYCPCAGCQGHTGTIAFVQPSGDLQTELDQIDPVGNYALRLVWFDGHGSGLYSYKYLRALCQCDECRPGSLKEERDEMPRL is encoded by the coding sequence ATGGACCCGCGCGCGACAGAGTGCAAGGCGGTGCGCTCGCCGCGCGGGGCGAAGGTGACCGAGATCGACTGGGGCGACGGCCACAAGGGCGTCTACCCGCACGAGGTGCTGCGCGGCTATTGTCCGTGCGCGGGGTGTCAGGGCCACACCGGGACGATCGCGTTCGTGCAGCCGAGCGGCGATCTCCAGACGGAGCTCGATCAGATCGACCCGGTCGGCAACTACGCCCTCCGCCTCGTCTGGTTCGACGGCCACGGCAGCGGCCTCTACTCCTACAAGTATTTGCGTGCGCTCTGCCAATGCGACGAGTGCCGTCCAGGCTCGCTCAAGGAAGAGCGAGACGAGATGCCTCGTTTGTAA
- the murJ gene encoding murein biosynthesis integral membrane protein MurJ — MPTSADGERERAKIVERAGVVGAGTLLSRVLGYGRDAVIAALFNTRETDTFWAALTIPNALRQLLAEGAVSSAVVPVLSKRLAEEGDDAGRAFFARARGVSLLVLVVVSVLGVVFARQLAWLFAGGFAADPAKLELTVNLTRVMFPYIFFMGSAALGMAALNAKKRFAVAAFAPALFSVGIVGAVFLLRGRLAEPAMALAIGVMAGGVLQVVAQLPALRRIGFVQRPRLDFADPHVRAMLKRILPMTFGLGVYYVDLVLSRRFLSELGDGAQSYFSWASRLCDLPQGIFVMAISSASLPSLATFAAKGEHEELVKTWAQGMRLTLFVAIPCSVALVVLGEPIVILLYERGVFDARSSAETARALAWQGGAIFTVAATRQLVPAFHALGDTRTPVIVSALDLVAFVALAYWLKGSQGHVGISIAIAGSSAVQMVLLAWGLRLRLGTLRGGEIFASAARVLGASILAAAAAGALAHLLKGTLWRGLPGLASSLAFVAVFALAAWALGAKELTAVAAPIRRRLARRRR, encoded by the coding sequence ATGCCGACCTCCGCCGACGGCGAGCGCGAGCGCGCGAAGATCGTGGAGCGTGCGGGGGTGGTGGGTGCGGGGACGCTGTTGTCGCGCGTGCTCGGGTACGGGCGCGACGCCGTCATCGCGGCGCTCTTCAACACGCGGGAAACGGACACGTTCTGGGCCGCGCTGACGATCCCGAACGCGCTCCGGCAGCTCCTCGCCGAGGGCGCGGTCTCGAGCGCGGTCGTGCCGGTGCTCTCGAAGCGCCTCGCGGAGGAGGGCGACGACGCGGGGCGCGCCTTCTTCGCGCGGGCGCGCGGCGTGTCGCTCCTCGTGCTCGTCGTCGTGTCGGTGCTCGGCGTCGTGTTCGCGCGCCAGCTCGCGTGGCTGTTCGCCGGCGGCTTCGCGGCGGACCCCGCGAAGCTGGAGCTCACGGTGAACCTCACGCGCGTGATGTTCCCGTACATCTTCTTCATGGGGAGCGCCGCGCTCGGGATGGCGGCGCTGAACGCGAAGAAGCGCTTCGCGGTCGCGGCGTTCGCGCCGGCGCTCTTCAGCGTCGGGATCGTGGGCGCGGTCTTCCTCCTTCGCGGCCGCCTCGCGGAGCCGGCGATGGCGCTCGCGATCGGCGTGATGGCCGGCGGCGTGCTGCAGGTCGTCGCGCAGCTCCCGGCCCTCCGGCGGATCGGCTTCGTGCAGCGGCCGCGCCTCGACTTCGCCGATCCGCACGTCCGCGCGATGCTGAAGCGGATCCTCCCGATGACGTTCGGGCTCGGCGTCTACTACGTCGACCTCGTGCTCTCGCGCCGCTTCCTCTCCGAGCTCGGCGACGGGGCGCAGAGCTACTTCTCGTGGGCGTCGCGCCTCTGCGACCTGCCGCAAGGCATCTTCGTCATGGCGATCTCGAGCGCGAGCCTGCCGTCGCTCGCGACGTTCGCGGCGAAGGGCGAGCACGAGGAGCTCGTGAAGACGTGGGCGCAAGGGATGCGCCTCACGCTCTTCGTCGCGATCCCGTGCAGCGTCGCGCTCGTCGTCCTCGGCGAGCCGATCGTGATCCTGCTCTACGAGCGCGGCGTCTTCGACGCGCGTTCGTCGGCCGAGACCGCGCGCGCCCTCGCCTGGCAGGGCGGCGCGATCTTCACCGTCGCCGCGACGCGCCAGCTCGTCCCCGCGTTCCACGCCCTCGGCGACACGCGGACGCCGGTCATCGTGAGCGCGCTCGACCTCGTCGCGTTCGTCGCGCTCGCGTACTGGCTGAAGGGCTCGCAGGGCCACGTCGGCATCAGCATCGCGATCGCGGGCTCGAGCGCGGTGCAGATGGTGCTCCTCGCGTGGGGCCTGCGCCTGCGGCTGGGGACCCTCCGCGGCGGCGAGATCTTCGCCTCCGCCGCGCGCGTGCTCGGCGCCTCGATCCTCGCCGCCGCCGCCGCGGGCGCGCTCGCTCATCTCCTGAAGGGCACGCTCTGGCGCGGCCTGCCCGGCCTCGCGTCCTCGCTCGCCTTCGTCGCCGTCTTCGCCCTCGCGGCGTGGGCCCTCGGCGCGAAGGAGCTCACCGCCGTCGCCGCGCCGATCCGGCGTCGGCTCGCGCGCCGCCGGCGCTGA
- a CDS encoding serine/threonine protein kinase, with protein MAFGSPMPERIGRYEILLQIARGGMATVFLARAEGHGGFDRYVALKLTADHLRDDPEFAQHLVDEAKLVAHLRHQNVVPVLDVGEHDGGAVFLVMEYVPGDSLGGLFKLAKKYGRELHPRIGLRILVDALAGLHAAHEHCDEDGKHLRLVHRDFSPQNILVGTDGIARLTDFGIAKAASRASVTVAGTMKGKVSYASPEQARGKDLDRRCDVWAGGVMAWEIFAQRKLFPSNERTLLDVVKGPPPRIRSLVPNVPPEIDDAIARALGFEVDARTPTAQAFARELGTAAAAYDLLASNEEVAEFVRHMVAPILEERKAAIAEARSRRSGARTPSQPEVATAPLPSLPEMPMTDDGGTAVMLGAPVRPPPLVDDRRPPPSFDAWSPASTTPAGVEQAPPPAPPMIETPKERVQRLFREKPAIVIGGAAGFAGLMLVLALVIAFAGSGSSSSSSSSEKKQAKTTASASASALAAFVPPVDSVRAPATPSGTTTNTPPATPQLGEGEPLPPQLEVVANAPVARLALTSRTVEMEVPAKNVAIELTPEESGAAVAVTATSIDGRSGQAVWNPGDAEVTIAFGDAPPPRHDKPRPRPGPRPRR; from the coding sequence GTGGCCTTCGGCTCACCGATGCCCGAGCGAATCGGGCGTTACGAGATCCTCCTCCAGATCGCGCGCGGCGGTATGGCGACGGTGTTCCTCGCGCGCGCCGAGGGCCACGGCGGCTTCGACCGCTACGTCGCGCTGAAGCTCACCGCCGATCACCTGCGCGACGATCCGGAGTTCGCGCAGCACCTCGTCGACGAGGCCAAGCTCGTCGCGCACCTCCGTCACCAGAACGTCGTGCCGGTGCTCGACGTCGGCGAGCACGACGGCGGCGCCGTGTTCCTCGTCATGGAGTACGTGCCGGGCGACTCGCTCGGCGGTCTCTTCAAGCTCGCGAAGAAATATGGCCGAGAGCTCCATCCGCGGATCGGGCTTCGCATCCTCGTGGACGCGCTCGCCGGGCTCCACGCCGCGCACGAGCACTGTGACGAGGACGGCAAGCACCTCCGCCTCGTCCATCGCGACTTCTCCCCTCAGAACATCCTCGTCGGCACCGACGGCATCGCGCGGTTGACGGACTTCGGCATCGCGAAGGCCGCCTCGCGCGCCTCCGTGACCGTGGCCGGCACGATGAAGGGGAAGGTCAGCTACGCCTCGCCGGAGCAGGCGCGCGGCAAGGACCTCGATCGCCGGTGCGACGTGTGGGCCGGCGGCGTCATGGCGTGGGAGATCTTCGCGCAGCGGAAGCTGTTCCCGTCGAACGAGCGCACGCTGCTCGACGTCGTGAAGGGACCGCCGCCGCGCATTCGCTCGCTCGTGCCGAACGTGCCGCCCGAGATCGACGACGCGATCGCGCGCGCGCTCGGCTTCGAGGTGGACGCGCGCACCCCGACCGCGCAGGCGTTCGCGCGCGAGCTCGGGACCGCCGCCGCCGCGTACGACCTCCTCGCCTCGAACGAAGAGGTCGCCGAGTTCGTCCGCCACATGGTCGCCCCGATCCTCGAGGAGCGGAAGGCGGCGATCGCCGAGGCGCGCTCGCGGAGGTCGGGCGCGCGCACGCCGAGCCAACCGGAGGTCGCGACCGCGCCGCTCCCCTCGCTCCCCGAGATGCCGATGACGGACGACGGCGGGACGGCGGTGATGCTCGGCGCGCCGGTGCGCCCGCCGCCGCTCGTCGACGATCGCCGGCCTCCGCCGAGCTTCGATGCATGGAGCCCCGCGTCGACGACGCCCGCCGGGGTGGAGCAGGCCCCGCCGCCCGCGCCGCCCATGATCGAGACGCCGAAGGAGCGCGTGCAGCGGCTCTTCCGCGAGAAGCCCGCGATCGTGATCGGGGGCGCGGCCGGCTTCGCGGGGTTGATGCTCGTGCTCGCGCTCGTCATCGCCTTCGCGGGCTCGGGCTCGAGCTCGAGCTCGAGCTCGAGCGAGAAAAAGCAGGCGAAGACGACGGCGTCGGCCTCGGCCTCCGCGCTCGCCGCGTTCGTGCCGCCGGTCGACAGCGTTCGTGCGCCGGCGACTCCGAGCGGCACGACGACCAACACACCGCCGGCGACGCCGCAGCTCGGCGAAGGCGAGCCGCTCCCTCCGCAGCTCGAGGTCGTCGCGAACGCGCCCGTCGCGCGCCTCGCGCTCACGTCACGCACGGTGGAGATGGAGGTGCCGGCGAAGAACGTCGCGATCGAGCTGACGCCCGAGGAGAGCGGCGCGGCGGTCGCGGTGACGGCGACGAGCATCGACGGCCGCTCCGGGCAGGCGGTGTGGAACCCCGGCGACGCCGAGGTCACGATCGCGTTCGGCGACGCGCCGCCGCCGCGTCATGACAAGCCGCGCCCCCGGCCGGGACCTCGCCCGCGACGCTGA
- the yihA gene encoding ribosome biogenesis GTP-binding protein YihA/YsxC, with amino-acid sequence MADPKADKPKASADVRIAAAEFVAGAHARNQIPASATFEDAPEVAFAGKSNVGKSSLLNMVLARKSLARTSNTPGRTRQVNFFDVKLAQPPVPRIVFVDLPGYGYAKVSKSESHGWKDLIEGYLEQRPTLKAVYVLVDVRRGVEEDDEDLLEYAASLSGAPRVALVVTKLDKLARSAQKPALAKLGAGKSVQVIGTSAETRDGREALWKSILSACGVPSRG; translated from the coding sequence ATGGCGGATCCGAAGGCAGACAAACCCAAAGCTTCCGCCGATGTGCGCATCGCCGCCGCGGAGTTCGTGGCCGGCGCGCACGCGCGAAATCAGATTCCGGCGAGCGCCACCTTCGAGGACGCGCCGGAGGTCGCGTTCGCGGGCAAGTCCAACGTCGGCAAGTCGAGCCTCCTCAACATGGTGCTCGCGCGAAAGAGCCTCGCCCGCACGAGCAACACGCCCGGCCGCACGCGGCAGGTGAACTTCTTCGACGTGAAGCTCGCCCAGCCCCCCGTGCCGCGCATCGTCTTCGTCGACCTGCCCGGCTACGGCTACGCGAAGGTCTCCAAGTCCGAGTCCCATGGCTGGAAGGACCTCATCGAGGGCTACCTCGAGCAGCGCCCCACGCTGAAGGCGGTCTACGTCCTCGTCGACGTCCGCCGCGGCGTGGAGGAGGACGACGAGGACCTCCTCGAGTACGCTGCCTCGCTCTCGGGGGCCCCGCGCGTCGCGCTCGTCGTGACGAAGCTCGACAAGCTCGCGCGCTCGGCCCAGAAGCCGGCCCTGGCGAAGCTCGGCGCCGGCAAATCCGTGCAGGTGATCGGGACGAGCGCGGAGACGCGCGACGGACGCGAGGCGTTGTGGAAGAGCATCCTCTCGGCGTGTGGTGTACCCTCGAGAGGATGA
- a CDS encoding protein kinase, which translates to MGVDATQWLGRSLGKYTLDRIAGIGGMAVVYAARHRNGHRAAVKMLRPALSVSADVRARFVREGYAANRVPHEGVVRVFDDDVTDDGVVYLVMELLEGETLASFARAAPGGRLSVHAVVEVGCQLLDVLAAAHEAGVIHRDVKPENVFVLRDGTVKVLDFGVAQIRDPRSPTATATGRMLGTPAFMPPEQAYGRRSQIDERSDLWSAAATLFAVLAGRVVHQASTAEETLIKAATEAAPPIATVVPDVPPAIAAVLDRALAIDRDARWPSAAAMRGALEDAYTRTYGTPIGRVVEGRSGVTAVRRSRRRLPVVAAIVLALGAAGVASAARGRDAPDTSSSTIEPSAPSVTASRVAAEIDEGGAPVAAAIHEVPAVTPSASSAVDEGAAIAPSAASALRSSRRADAIAVVPPAEATSVEADASVVAANENENVVCFEIDEEGRKWPKRCVPR; encoded by the coding sequence GTGGGGGTGGACGCAACGCAGTGGCTGGGCCGCTCCCTCGGGAAGTACACGCTCGATCGGATCGCGGGCATCGGCGGGATGGCCGTCGTCTACGCGGCGCGCCATCGAAACGGCCATCGCGCGGCGGTGAAGATGCTGCGTCCGGCGCTCTCCGTCTCGGCGGACGTCCGCGCGCGGTTCGTGCGCGAGGGCTACGCCGCGAACCGCGTCCCGCACGAAGGTGTCGTGCGCGTTTTCGACGACGACGTGACCGATGACGGCGTCGTCTACCTCGTGATGGAGCTGCTCGAGGGTGAGACGCTCGCGTCGTTCGCGCGCGCGGCGCCGGGCGGGCGGCTCTCGGTCCACGCGGTCGTGGAGGTCGGCTGCCAGCTCCTCGACGTCCTCGCCGCCGCGCACGAGGCGGGGGTGATCCATCGCGACGTCAAGCCGGAGAACGTCTTCGTCCTGCGCGACGGGACGGTGAAGGTGCTCGACTTCGGCGTCGCGCAGATCCGCGATCCGCGGAGCCCGACGGCGACGGCGACGGGGCGCATGCTCGGCACGCCGGCGTTCATGCCGCCCGAGCAGGCGTACGGCCGGCGCAGTCAGATCGACGAGCGCAGCGATCTCTGGTCCGCCGCCGCGACGCTGTTCGCCGTGCTCGCCGGCCGCGTGGTGCATCAGGCGAGCACGGCGGAGGAGACGTTGATCAAGGCAGCGACGGAGGCGGCGCCGCCGATCGCCACGGTCGTCCCCGACGTCCCGCCGGCGATCGCGGCAGTGCTCGACCGCGCGCTCGCGATCGACCGTGACGCGCGCTGGCCCTCGGCCGCCGCGATGCGCGGCGCGCTCGAGGACGCGTACACGCGCACGTACGGGACGCCGATCGGGCGCGTCGTCGAGGGACGCTCCGGCGTGACGGCGGTGCGGCGGTCGCGGCGTCGTCTTCCGGTCGTCGCGGCGATCGTGCTGGCGCTCGGCGCCGCTGGCGTCGCGTCCGCCGCGCGCGGTCGCGATGCGCCGGATACATCTTCGTCCACGATCGAGCCGTCGGCGCCGAGCGTGACGGCCTCACGGGTCGCGGCGGAGATCGACGAGGGCGGTGCGCCGGTGGCGGCGGCGATCCATGAGGTACCGGCGGTCACGCCGAGCGCGTCGTCGGCGGTCGACGAGGGCGCCGCTATCGCGCCGAGCGCGGCGTCGGCGCTCCGATCATCGCGTCGTGCCGACGCCATCGCGGTCGTGCCGCCAGCGGAAGCTACGAGCGTGGAGGCGGATGCGTCGGTCGTGGCCGCGAACGAGAACGAGAACGTCGTGTGCTTCGAGATCGACGAGGAAGGTCGCAAGTGGCCGAAGCGGTGCGTTCCTCGCTGA